The following are encoded together in the Streptomyces flavofungini genome:
- a CDS encoding helix-turn-helix transcriptional regulator yields the protein MEHRPHEGGELCEAGRGLYVHALRSGRIRVEDAREAPCLGELGLLQADGEPAQWLLPVAPSVALPRILHTIDASITAQRQRESRLADAFAPLMDLGGERARTAHSSGTTLHTGTSRINEAIDRVVSRSRSEALAVQPGGKRSAEELVRSLPRVNHILSRGGRMRTLYQHTTRYSGPALAHYEQLVGDVEVRTLDELPHRMMVFDRAVAFIPVGNSPDVALEIRQPAVVDYMVATFDLLWHLAVPRWPQPIPKATPHGLTPRQLSIAALLTEGLTDADIAARLGMNVRTARVHIAKLSAVLKSTSRAQLGYLIGKSGILDRAPG from the coding sequence GTGGAGCACAGACCCCACGAGGGCGGTGAGTTGTGCGAAGCGGGCAGGGGACTCTACGTCCACGCGCTGCGGTCGGGGCGGATTCGCGTCGAGGACGCCCGCGAGGCGCCCTGCCTCGGTGAACTGGGCCTTCTCCAGGCGGACGGGGAGCCCGCGCAGTGGCTGCTGCCCGTCGCCCCGTCCGTGGCCCTGCCGCGGATCCTGCACACCATCGACGCGAGCATCACCGCGCAGCGGCAGCGGGAATCGCGGCTCGCCGACGCCTTCGCGCCGCTGATGGACCTCGGGGGCGAGCGCGCCCGTACCGCGCACTCGTCCGGAACGACCCTGCACACGGGCACGTCCCGCATCAATGAGGCCATCGACCGCGTGGTGTCCCGGTCGAGGTCGGAGGCGCTCGCCGTCCAGCCGGGAGGGAAGCGGTCCGCCGAGGAGCTGGTGCGCTCGCTGCCACGGGTGAACCACATCCTGTCCCGGGGCGGCCGTATGCGCACGCTCTACCAGCACACGACGCGCTACTCCGGTCCGGCGCTCGCCCACTACGAGCAGCTGGTGGGCGACGTGGAGGTCCGTACGCTCGACGAACTGCCGCACCGCATGATGGTGTTCGACCGCGCCGTGGCCTTCATCCCCGTCGGCAACTCCCCCGACGTCGCACTCGAGATACGCCAGCCGGCCGTCGTCGACTACATGGTCGCGACCTTCGATCTGCTGTGGCACCTCGCCGTCCCCCGCTGGCCCCAGCCCATCCCCAAGGCCACCCCGCACGGCCTCACCCCGCGCCAGCTCTCCATCGCCGCCCTCCTCACCGAAGGCCTCACCGACGCCGACATAGCAGCCCGCCTCGGCATGAACGTCCGCACCGCCCGCGTCCACATCGCCAAGCTCTCGGCGGTCCTGAAGAGCACCAGCCGCGCCCAGCTCGGCTATCTCATCGGCAAGTCGGGCATCCTCGACCGCGCGCCCGGCTGA
- a CDS encoding LuxR C-terminal-related transcriptional regulator, translated as MQDVATQAAPTLRGGPQHTAGIRLTGPAPTGEPAARHHVPHEPVDVCEAGRALYLRALQERRVPAKAAAATPCLIDTGLLHPDPDDAGWLRPTPAAVALPRLLEDIEGRVARQRGRATRLAASFEPFLRLGADRAPAPAASPVTVLKGVPRIRLAVRQAMAAASEEILGIQPADSRPRLLPHNEPWRLAEFAERGGRVRVLSLPRTADDALPGLRQPGPARPTGREVRALDELPPCLLVFDRDVAFIPAVEDGSVAFELRSTALVSYLSTAFDILWRLATPLYRDENPPPPTQDVSDVQRAIAHLLTEGHTDAEVARHLDMNVRTVRLHVARLATLLGSRSRTQLGYLIGRSGLVEHHQ; from the coding sequence GTGCAGGACGTAGCGACGCAGGCAGCCCCCACCCTCCGCGGCGGGCCGCAGCACACGGCCGGGATCCGGCTGACCGGGCCCGCCCCGACCGGGGAGCCCGCCGCCCGCCACCACGTGCCGCACGAGCCCGTGGACGTGTGCGAGGCAGGCCGGGCGCTGTACCTGCGCGCCCTTCAGGAACGCCGGGTTCCCGCCAAAGCCGCCGCCGCGACCCCGTGCCTCATCGACACCGGGCTCCTCCACCCCGACCCCGACGACGCCGGCTGGCTGCGCCCCACCCCGGCCGCGGTCGCCCTCCCCCGGCTCCTGGAGGACATCGAGGGCCGCGTCGCCCGCCAGCGCGGCCGGGCGACCCGGCTCGCCGCCTCCTTCGAGCCGTTCCTGCGGCTCGGCGCCGACCGGGCACCGGCCCCCGCGGCGTCGCCGGTCACCGTGCTCAAGGGCGTCCCGCGCATCCGGCTCGCCGTCCGGCAGGCGATGGCCGCCGCGTCCGAGGAGATCCTCGGCATCCAGCCCGCCGACTCCAGGCCGCGGCTCCTTCCGCACAACGAGCCCTGGCGCCTCGCGGAGTTCGCCGAGCGCGGCGGGCGCGTGCGGGTGCTCTCGCTGCCGCGCACGGCCGACGACGCGCTGCCCGGACTGCGGCAGCCCGGACCCGCGCGGCCCACCGGCCGTGAGGTCCGCGCGCTCGACGAACTCCCGCCCTGCCTCCTCGTCTTCGACCGGGACGTCGCCTTCATCCCCGCCGTCGAGGACGGCTCGGTCGCCTTCGAGCTGCGCTCCACCGCCCTCGTCAGCTATCTCTCGACGGCCTTCGACATCCTGTGGCGCCTGGCCACGCCCCTGTACCGCGACGAGAACCCGCCCCCGCCCACACAGGACGTCAGCGACGTCCAGCGCGCCATCGCGCACCTCCTCACCGAGGGCCACACCGACGCGGAGGTCGCCCGGCACCTGGACATGAACGTCCGCACGGTCCGGCTGCACGTGGCCAGGCTCGCCACCCTCCTCGGCAGCCGCAGCCGCACCCAACTCGGCTATCTCATCGGCCGCTCGGGCCTGGTCGAGCACCACCAGTAG
- a CDS encoding MBL fold metallo-hydrolase, translating into MDLPVDLTALSGDGLYLWAPRGAAGSWGLANCLLISSGDDTALIDTPYDERMTRALIAAADRALPAGARVRTIVNTHANGDHCFGNAFFPGAEIISSQASLERHCREITPQQMQYLVHASEPDNPLGWYARERFGAYDYTGITVVPPTVTFNGSYDFHVGDIEVRLLEVGPAHTAGDLVAHLPGQGVVMAGDVIFEGDHPVHWEGPLAEVVRAAEAVLALDAEHIVPGHGRVIGPDGVRAYVGYLRELEGEIKERHGRGLGAYEAAADILAAGFHPRLGAPERVVMLTFIEYHRLGGAAAPIEMVDLATQAARWAYADHHATVAAR; encoded by the coding sequence ATGGACCTTCCTGTGGACCTCACCGCCCTGAGCGGCGACGGACTGTATCTCTGGGCGCCGCGCGGCGCCGCGGGCTCCTGGGGCCTCGCCAACTGCCTGCTCATCTCCTCGGGCGACGACACCGCGCTCATCGACACCCCGTACGACGAGCGCATGACCCGCGCGCTCATCGCCGCCGCCGACCGCGCCCTGCCCGCGGGCGCCCGGGTCCGCACGATCGTCAACACCCATGCCAACGGCGACCACTGCTTCGGCAACGCCTTCTTCCCCGGCGCCGAGATCATCAGCTCCCAGGCGAGCCTCGAACGCCACTGCCGCGAGATCACCCCGCAGCAGATGCAGTACCTGGTGCACGCGAGCGAGCCCGACAACCCGCTCGGCTGGTACGCGCGCGAACGCTTCGGGGCGTACGACTACACCGGCATCACCGTGGTCCCGCCCACCGTCACCTTCAACGGCTCCTACGACTTCCACGTCGGGGACATCGAAGTGCGCCTCCTCGAAGTGGGTCCGGCGCACACGGCCGGGGACCTGGTCGCGCATCTGCCGGGGCAGGGCGTCGTGATGGCGGGCGACGTCATCTTCGAGGGCGACCACCCCGTGCACTGGGAGGGGCCGCTCGCCGAGGTCGTCCGGGCCGCGGAGGCGGTGCTCGCCCTCGACGCCGAGCACATCGTGCCCGGCCACGGGCGCGTCATCGGCCCCGACGGGGTGCGCGCGTACGTCGGCTATCTGCGGGAGCTCGAAGGGGAGATCAAGGAGCGGCACGGGCGGGGGCTCGGCGCGTACGAGGCCGCGGCGGACATCCTCGCGGCCGGATTCCACCCGCGCCTCGGGGCGCCGGAGCGGGTCGTGATGCTGACGTTCATCGAGTACCACCGCCTCGGCGGGGCCGCGGCGCCCATCGAGATGGTGGACCTGGCCACGCAGGCGGCACGCTGGGCGTACGCGGACCACCACGCCACCGTCGCGGCCCGCTGA
- a CDS encoding MmyB family transcriptional regulator — protein MNRSVGTYHRFESGKMSPRDEYLREVGRILRMSEDEFTQVYLLSLGQRPPHPLDPRDGVRMPAAAAWQRAVSGQREISYVSNVQWDLVAYNQPFADIFEGGIPPENTMRWMALADEARDHILIDWETRWAPGILNQVRLAHIQHPENRSLAQLNEDVKRDKYAGPIYERSTEVYIHPDGDVRPLYHPRKGPGQITMVVSEPASSPGARHVVLLFDPLDEKPSPA, from the coding sequence ATGAATCGGTCGGTGGGCACCTACCACCGATTCGAGAGCGGGAAGATGTCGCCGCGCGACGAGTATCTGCGCGAGGTCGGCCGCATCCTGCGCATGAGCGAGGACGAGTTCACCCAGGTCTATCTGCTCAGCCTCGGCCAGCGGCCGCCGCATCCCCTCGACCCCAGGGACGGCGTCCGCATGCCCGCCGCGGCCGCGTGGCAGCGGGCCGTCTCCGGACAGCGCGAGATCTCGTACGTGAGCAACGTCCAATGGGACCTGGTCGCGTACAACCAGCCGTTCGCCGACATCTTCGAGGGCGGCATACCGCCGGAGAACACCATGCGGTGGATGGCGCTCGCCGACGAGGCCCGCGATCACATTCTCATCGACTGGGAGACCCGGTGGGCGCCGGGAATTCTCAACCAGGTCCGGCTCGCCCACATTCAGCACCCCGAGAACCGCTCCCTGGCCCAGCTGAACGAGGACGTCAAACGGGACAAGTACGCGGGCCCCATCTACGAGCGCAGCACCGAGGTCTACATCCACCCGGACGGTGATGTCCGGCCCCTGTACCACCCGCGAAAAGGCCCCGGGCAGATCACGATGGTCGTCTCGGAACCGGCGAGTTCGCCGGGGGCCCGCCACGTCGTCCTGCTCTTCGACCCGCTCGACGAGAAGCCGTCGCCGGCATGA